The following are encoded in a window of Scophthalmus maximus strain ysfricsl-2021 chromosome 2, ASM2237912v1, whole genome shotgun sequence genomic DNA:
- the LOC118301545 gene encoding spectrin family protein isoform X1, producing MSTISPTDFDSLEIQQQYNDINNRWDLAAETDWDNENSSARLFERSRIKALADEREAVQKKTFTKWVNSHLGRVTSRIGDLYTDLRDGRMLIRLLEVLSGEQLPKPTKGRMRIHCLENVDKALQFLKEQKVHLENMGSHDIVDGNHRLTLGLIWTIILRFQIQDISVETEDNKEKKSAKDALLLWCQMKTAGYPNVNIHNFTTSWRDGLAFNAIVHKHRPDVIEFDNLKRSNAHYNLQNAFNVAEKELGLTKLLDPEDVNVDQPDEKSIITYVATYYHYFSKMKALAVEGKRIGKVLDYAIEADQLIEKYETLASELLQWIEQTIGTLNDRQLANSLSAVQNQLQAFNSYRTVEKPPKFTEKGNLEVLLFTIQSKMRANNQKVYMPREGKLISDINKAWERLEKAEHERELALRNELIRQEKLEMLAARFDRKAAMRETWLSENQRLVSQDNFGTDLGAVEAATRKHEAIETDIGAYWERVAAVEAVAKELEAEAYHDVRRVLARRDNVLRLWEYLKELLVARRERLNAHRDLQRLFQEMRYIMDWMADMKSRLQSPDSGKHLHDVLDLRQKHTLVEADISAQAERIKAVQGAAKRFTSYEQAYKPCEPGLVSEKVDLLGQAYEELGQLAGKRRERLEDSRRLWQFLWDIGEEAAWIREQEQILASGDCGRDLTSALHLLSKHEAFRDEMAARYGPLSNSIAAGEALLNEGHYGAPEVTERIQDIRSQWAHLEETTKLREQKLKEAVALLQFQTDADDMEAWIMETLRQVSSHEVGHDEFSTQTLARKQREIEEEIQSHRPLIESLHEQVQALPQAYVQFPQVDGRLPAIEQRYEELETLSVARRQALEGALALYRMFSEAGACQLWVEEKEQWLDSMEIPTKLEDLEVVQQRFETLEPEMNNLGTRVTDVNEVAEQLLSSDNCNKDQIHQTRDQLHNRWMEFEQLAGQKKQALESALNIQNYHLECNEIQTWMKEKTKVIESTQSLGNDLAGVMALQRKLTGMERDLEAIQGKLDDLRNEAEKLAKEHPDQAGEIQGRLAEIQEVWEELNATMKRREESLGEASKLQGFLRDLDDFQSWLSRTQTAVASEDIPTSLPEAESLLAQHESIKNEVDNYKEDYEKMRAVGDEVTQGQTDAQHMFLAQRLQALDTGWHELRRMWENRHSLLAQAFDFQTFLREAKQAEAFLNSQEYVLSHTEMPASLQAAEEAIKKHEDFLTTTEASEEKINGVVETGRRLINDSNANSDKIEEKVESIQERHLKNKEAANELLTKLKDNRELQHFLQDGQELTLWINEKMLTAQDMSYDEARNLHSKWQKHQAFMAELASNKDWLDKIDKEGQALVAEKPELKPVVQQTLEDLQHQWEELEGTTRTKAQCLFDANRAELFTQSCSALDVWLKNLEGQLHSDEYGKDLTSVNILLQKHQMLEHQMEVREKEVQSLQSQALALSQEDAGLAEVDGQQRRVTDNFSNLQEPLKLRRQRLLASKEAHQFNRDLEDEILWVKERMPLATSTDHGKDLPTVQLLIKKNQTLQKEIQGHQPRIDDIHRRGQTQSQVDGERQSVLEERLVELKDLWDQLIAETDKRHARLIEANRAQQFYADAAEAEAWMGEQELHMMSEEKAKDEQSALVMVKKHQILEQALEDYAQTIHQLANSSRLMVTSEHPESERITLRQAQVDKLYAGLKDLAEERRGRLQERLRLTQLKREVDDLEQWIAEREVVAGSHELGQDYEHVTMLRDKFREFARDTSTIGQERVDGVNGLADDLIESGHPENASVAEWKDGLNEAWADLLELIDTRTQMLAASYELHRFHQDAMEVLGRVKEKREALPSDLGRDLNTVQHLHRQHNTFEHDIQALSGQVNQVQDDAARLQKAYAGEKADDINRSEHAVTSAWEGLLEAGQARRLLLLDTVEKFRFFNMVRDLMLWMDGVNLQIDAHDSPRDVSSAGLVIANHQDIKSEIETRADSFTACIEMGNTLINNNHYAADEIREKLVQLQEKRDRINKNWHDKMDHLQIVLEVLQFGRDAYVAESWLAGQEPLVRAAELGSNVDEVESLIKRHEAFEKLAASWEDRFVLLEKLTTLEEHEMQRRREEEERARRPPTPPPAEEVAQSETESHVHDSAARTSLDQTTLNQTVSVNGVHSDNDTSQQCLSISLSVGKKSEPKRVCKPKQPERVSTKGSESESVNGPGRDSGLASSRLEPSATLPSRGGAESDPETMEGMLCRKQEMESHSRKAASRSWQNVYCVLRKGSLGFYKDGKSASNGIPYHGEVPISLGEAVCEVANDYKKRKNVFKLRLGDGKEYLFQAKDEAEMSAWIHSILGSIPTGSGDSPGGPRALSRAMTMPPISPGAGDAGGVTMRNREGKEKDREKRFSFFGKKK from the exons ATGAGCGTGAAGCAGTACAGAAGAAGACCTTTACGAAATGGGTAAACTCTCACTTGGGCCGAGTGACCAGTCGCATTGGTGATTTGTACACTGACCTACGCGATGGCCGCATGCTAATCCGCCTTCTGGAAGTGCTCTCGGGAGAACAGCTG CCAAAGCCCACCAAGGGACGCATGCGTATCCACTGCCTGGAGAATGTCGATAAAGCCCTGCAATTTCTTAAGGAGCAAAAAGTCCATCTAGAAAACATGGGCTCACATGACATTGTGGACGGAAATCACCGTCTCACCCTGGGTCTCATTTGGACAATAATCCTTCGCTTCCAG ATCCAGGATATCAGTGTGGAAACAGAagacaacaaagagaagaaatcaGCTAAAGATGCCCTGCTGCTTTGGTGCCAAATGAAAACTGCtgg ATATCCCAATGTCAACATCCACAACTTCACTACCAGCTGGCGGGACGGTCTGGCGTTCAATGCCATCGTGCACAAACACAG ACCTGACGTGATTGAGTTCGACAACTTGAAGAGATCCAACGCTCACTACAATCTCCAGAATGCCTTCAACGTGGCTGAGAAGGAACTGGGGCTTACGAAGCTGCTGGACCCAGAAG aTGTCAATGTTGATCAGCCTGATGAAAAGTCCATCATCACCTATGTGGCCACCTACTATCATTACTTCTCCAAGATGAAAGCTCTCGCGGTGGAAGGCAAAAGAATTGGCAag GTGCTGGACTATGCTATTGAGGCCGACCAGCTGATAGAGAAGTATGAAACCCTGgcctcagagctgctgcagtggaTTGAGCAGACCATAGGGACACTCAACGATAGGCAGCTTGCTAACTCACTGAGTGCTGTGCAGAACCAGCTCCAGGCTTTCAACTCCTACCGAACTGTGGAGAAACCCCCCAA ATTTacagaaaaaggaaacttgGAGGTTCTCCTTTTTACCATCCAAAGCAAAATGCGAGCAAACAACCAGAAAGTCTACATGCCAAGAGAGGGAAAACTCATCTCTGATATCAATAAG GCATGGGAGCGACTGGAAAAGGCAGAGCATGAACGTGAGCTGGCGCTGAGAAATGAGTTGATTCGacaggagaagctggagatgCTCGCCGCTCGCTTTGACCGCAAGGCTGCTATGAGGGAGACGTGGCTGAGTGAGAACCAGAGGCTGGTGTCTCAG GACAACTTTGGGACTGATTTGGGAGCAGTGGAAGCCGCCACCCGTAAACACGAGGCAATTGAGACAGACATTGGGGCATACTGGGAGCGTGTGGCTGCTGTGGAGGCTGTTGCCAAAGAGCTGGAAGCAGAGGCATACCATGATGTACGGCGTGTACTTGCCCGAAGGGATAATGTGCTTCGACTCTGGGAATACCTGAAAGAGCTTCTGGTTGCACGCAGGGAGCGGCTGAACGCCCACCGTGACCTACAGAGACTGTTTCAGGAGATGCGCTACATCATGGACTGGATGGCAGACATGAAG aGTCGTCTGCAGTCTCCAGACAGTGGCAAACATCTGCACGACGTGTTAGACCTTCGTCAGAAACACACTCTGGTAGAAGCGGACATTTCAGCTCAGGCAGAGAGAATCAAGGCCGTGCAGGGAGCAGCAAAGCGCTTCACTTCCTATGAGCAGG CCTACAAGCCATGTGAGCCGGGACTTGTTAGTGAAAAGGTTGACCTTCTGGGTCAAGCCTATGAGGAGCTTGGTCAACTTGCTGGTAAACGCAGAGAACGGCTCGAGGACTCTCGCCGCCTGTGGCAGTTCCTGTGGGATATCGGAGAGGAGGCAGCTTGGATCAGAGAGCAGGAGCAGATCCTGGCTAGTGGAGACTGTGGGCGTGACCTTACTTCTGCTCTCCACCTGCTCAGTAAACATGAGGCTTTCAGAGATGAGATGGCAGCCCGCTACGGCCCCTTGAGTAACAGCATTGCAGCAGGGGAAGCTTTGCTGAATGAGGGACACTATGGAGCCCCAGAGGTCACCGAGAGGATTCAAGACATCCGCTCACAGTGGGCACATCTTGAGGAG ACAACTAAACTGAGAGAGCAGAAACTTAAAGAAGCTGTGGCCCTGCTTCAGTTCCAAACCGATGCCGATGACATGGAGGCCTGGATCATGGAGACACTTAGGCAAGTGTCAAGTCATGAGGTGGGCCACGATGAGTTCTCTACTCAAACTCTAGCTCGCAAACAGAGGGAGATAGAAGAGGAGATTCAAAGCCACCGCCCACTCATCGAATCCTTGCATGAGCAGGTTCAAGCACTGCCGCAGGCATATGTACAATTCCCTCAG GTGGATGGCCGCCTCCCTGCTATTGAGCAGCGCTATGAAGAGCTGGAAACACTGTCAGTAGCTCGGCGGCAGGCTCTGGAAGGAGCCCTGGCCCTTTACCGCATGTTCAGTGAAGCTGGTGCCTGCCAGCTGTGGGTGGAAGAAAAGGAGCAGTGGTTAGATAGCATGGAGATCCCTACCAAACTGGAGGACTTGGAGGTGGTGCAGCAGAG ATTTGAGACTCTTGAACCTGAGATGAACAACCTCGGCACTCGTGTCACTGATGTGAACGAGgtggcagagcagctgctgagctCGGACAACTGTAACAAAGACCAAATCCACCAGACACGAGACCAACTACACAACAG ATGGATGGAGTTTGAACAGCTGGCCGGTCAAAAGAAACAGGCCCTAGAGTCTGCCCTCAACATCCAAAACTACCACCTAGAGTGCAATGAGATTCAAACGTGGATGAAGGAAAAGACCAAGGTGATTGAATCCACTCAGAGCCTCGGCAACGACCTGGCTGGAGTGATGGCACTGCAACGCAAACTCACTGGTATGGAGAGGGACCTGGAGGCTATTCAG GGCAAATTGGATGACCTGAGAAACGAGGCAGAAAAGCTGGCCAAGGAACATCCAGATCAGGCAGGAGAGATCCAAGGCCGCCTGGCAGAGATTCAAGAAGTGTGGGAGGAGTTGAACGCGACCATGAAGCGACGTGAGGAGTCACTGGGTGAAGCCAGCAAGCTGCAGGGCTTCCTCAGGGATCTGGATGACTTTCAGTCCTGGTTGTCCCGCACTCAGACGGCCGTGGCCTCGGAGGACATTCCCACTTCTCTGCCTGAGGCTGAAAGTTTGTTAGCCCAGCATGAGAGTATCAAGAATGAGGTGGATAACTATAAGGAGGACTATGAGAAGATGCGGGCGGTTGGTGACGAGGTGACCCAAGGTCAGACAGATGCCCAGCACATGTTCTTGGCCCAGAGGCTCCAGGCACTGGATACTGGCTGGCATGAGTTGCGTCGCATGTGGGAAAACCGCCACAGTCTTTTGGCCCAAGCCTTTGACTTCCAGACTTTCCTGAGAGAAGCAAAGCAGGCGGAAGCTTTCCTGAACAGCCAG GAGTATGTACTGTCCCATACAGAGATGCCTGCCAGTCTCCAGGCAGCAGAAGAGGCCATTAAGAAGCATGAGGATTTCCTCACTACCACAGAGGCCagtgaggagaaaataaatggtGTAGTGGAGACCGGACGGCGCCTCATTAATGACTCTAATGCAAACTCTGATAAGATCGAAGAAAAAGTGGAATCCATCCAAGAAAG GCATCTTAAGAACAAGGAGGCTGCAAATGAATTGCTTACAAAACTGAAGGACAACCGTGAACTTCAGCATTTCCTCCAAGATGGGCAGGAG CTCACATTGTGGATCAATGAGAAGATGCTTACGGCTCAAGACATGTCTTATGATGAGGCCAGGAATCTTCACAGCAAGTGGCAGAAGCACCAGGCCTTCATGGCCGAACTGGCCTCCAACAAAGACTGGCTAGACAAAATTGACAAG GAGGGTCAGGCTCTAGTAGCAGAGAAGCCCGAGCTGAAACCTGTTGTCCAACAGACCCTGGAGGACCTTCAGCATCAGTGGGAGGAGCTGGAAGGCACCACCCGCACCAAGGCCCAGTGTTTGTTCGATGCCAACAGGGCTGAGCTGTTTACACAGAGCTGCTCCGCTCTAGATGTCTGGCTGAAAAACCTGGAGGGTCAGCTGCATAGTGACGAATATGGCAAAGATTTGACCAGCGTCAACATCCTGCTCCAGAAGCACCAG ATGCTGGAGCACCAGATGGAAgtcagagagaaggaggtgcAGTCCCTGCAGTCTCAGGCTCTGGCCCTGTCCCAGGAGGACGCTGGACTGGCTGAGGTAGATGGTCAACAAAGGCGTGTCACTGACAACTTCTCAAACCTGCAGGAGCCTCTGAAACTGAGGAGACAGCGACTGCTCGCCTCCAAAGAAGCACATCAGTTCAACAGAGATCTGGAGGATGAAATT cTCTGGGTGAAAGAGAGGATGCCCCTGGCGACCTCCACCGACCATGGAAAAGACCTGCCTACCGTTCAGTTGCTAATCAAGAAGAACCAG ACATTGCAGAAAGAGATCCAGGGCCACCAGCCTCGCATTGATGACATCCACAgacgaggacagacacagagccaGGTGGATGGTGAGAGACAGTCTGTCCTAGAGGAGCGTCTTGTCGAGCTGAAGGACCTTTGGGACCAACTGattgcagagacagacaaacgTCATGCCCGTTTGATAGAGGCCAATCGCGCCCAGCAGTTCTATGCTGATGCAGCGGAGGCAGAGGCCTGGATGGGCGAACAAGAGCTACACATGATGTCGGAAGAAAAGGCCAAG gatGAGCAAAGCGCACTGGTGATGGTCAAGAAGCACCAGATCCTGGAGCAGGCACTTGAAGACTACGCCCAAACTATTCACCAGCTGGCCAACAGCAGCCGCCTCATGGTCACCAGTGAACACCCTGAGAG TGAGAGAATCACCTTACGGCAAGCCCAAGTGGACAAGCTGTATGCAGGGTTGAAGGATCTCGCTGAGGAGCGTCGTGGGCGGCTTCAGGAGAGACTGCGGCTGACCCAGCTGAAGCGGGAGGTGGATGACCTAGAACAGTGGATTGCTGAGAGGGAGGTGGTTGCTGGCTCCCATGAACTAGGACAGGACTATGAACATGTCACA ATGCTTAGGGACAAGTTCCGGGAGTTTGCCCGTGACACCAGCACCATCGGCCAAGAGCGAGTCGATGGTGTAAATGGGTTGGCAGATGACCTGATTGAGTCGGGACATCCTGAGAACGCCAGTGTGGCTGAGTGGAAGGATGGGTTAAACGAGGCCTGGGCAGATCTGCTGGAGCTGattgacacacgcacacaaatgtTGGCAGCCTCCTATGAGTTGCACCGCTTCCATCAGGACGCCATGGAGGTGCTTGGACGTGTCAAGGAAAAGCGGGAGGCACTGCCCTCTGATCTCGGCCGTGATCTGAACACTGTCCAACATTTACACAGGCAGCACAACACTTTTGAACATGACATCCAGGCCCTGAGTGGACAG GTTAACCAGGTTCAAGACGATGCAGCGCGGCTGCAGAAGGCTTACGCTGGAGAGAAAGCTGATGACATCAACAGGAGTGAACACGCTGTGACCTCTGCCTGGGAGGGCCTGCTCGAGGCTGGTCAGGCCCGCAGGCTCCTCCTGCTGGACACGGTGGAGAAGTTCCGCTTCTTTAACATGGTGCGAGACCTCATGCTTTGGATGGACGGTGTCAACCTGCAAATTGATGCGCACGACAGTCCCAG GGATGTATCGTCAGCAGGGCTGGTCATTGCCAATCACCAGGATATCAAGTCAGAGATTGAGACCAGGGCAGACAGCTTTACTGCCTGTATTGAGATGGGAAATACTCTCATAAACAATAATCACTATGCAGCTGATGAG ATTCGGGAGAAACTGGTTCAGCTCcaggaaaagagagacaggaTCAACAAAAACTGGCATGACAAGATGGACCATTTACAAATTG TGCTGGAGGTGCTGCAGTTTGGACGCGATGCCTATGTGGCAGAGTCTTGGTTGGCTGGGCAAGAACCTCTGGTGCGAGCAGCAGAGCTGGGTTCAAACGTGGACGAGGTAGAGAGCCTAATCAAGCGTCACGAGGCCTTTGAAAAACTTGCGGCATCTTGGGAAGACCGTTTTGTCCTATTGGAGAAACTCACCACT CTGGAGGAGCATGAGATGCAGAGGaggcgagaggaagaggagagggcacGTCGACCCCCTACACCACCTCCAGCTGAAGAAGTTGCACAGTCTGAGACAGAAAGTCACGTACATGATTCTGCAGCCAG AACCAGTCTGGACCAGACCACACTCAATCAGACGGTGTCAGTGAACGGAGTACACAGTGACAATGACACGTCTCAG CAGTGCTTATCGATATCGTTGTCAGTGGGAAAGAAATCAGAGCCTAAACGTGTGTGTAAGCCAAAGCAGCCGGAGCGTGTGAGTACCAAG GGCTCCGAGTCGGAGTCAGTGAACGGACCAGGTAGGGACAGTGGGCTGGCGTCTTCTCGCCTTGAGCCGTCCGCCACGTTGCCAAGCAGGGGAGGTGCAGAGTCCGATCCAGAGACAATGGAGGGGATGCTCTGTCGAAAACAGGAGATGGAGTCCCACAGCAGAAAGGCAGCTAGCAG GTCCTGGCAGAACGTGTACTGTGTCTTAAGAAAAGGAAGTCTCGGTTTCTACAAAGACGGAAAAAGCGCCAGCAACGGCATTCCATATCACGGAGAGGTACCCATCAGCCTTGGAGAGGCCGTGTGTGAGGTAGCCAATGACTAtaagaagaggaaaaatgtattcaagcTCAG GCTCGGGGATGGTAAAGAGTACCTGTTCCAAGCCAAAGATGAG GCGGAAATGAGCGCCTGGATCCACTCCATCCTCGGTTCCATTCCAACAGGATCAGGAGACTCGCCTGGAGGTCCGCGGGCCCTCAGCCGCGCAATGACGATGCCTCCCATCTCCCCCGGCGCAGGTGACGCTGGAGGTGTTACCATGCGCaacagagaggggaaggagaaggatCGCGAGAAGAGGTTCAGCTTCTTTGGCAAGAAGAAATAG